One genomic region from Candidatus Nitrosopumilus koreensis AR1 encodes:
- a CDS encoding DUF5615 family PIN-like protein has translation MKILVDENLDGMDERLKAHGYDAYSVRKLQREGKKLGSDYSIINYARENDMIIVTKDTEFRKASEENDFPLVLLDDEEILKVIVEKLKNFS, from the coding sequence ATGAAAATTCTTGTAGATGAAAATCTAGATGGAATGGATGAGCGTCTCAAAGCACATGGATATGACGCATATAGCGTACGAAAACTGCAAAGAGAAGGAAAAAAGCTTGGTTCTGATTATTCCATAATTAACTATGCCCGAGAAAACGACATGATCATCGTAACCAAAGACACTGAATTTCGTAAAGCCAGCGAAGAAAACGACTTTCCTCTGGTACTACTTGATGATGAAGAGATTCTCAAAGTTATTGTAGAAAAACTAAAAAATTTTAGTTGA
- a CDS encoding DUF6659 family protein — protein MAAKKVDLLEIVQKIINLDSKMRFAAIIDSKGDIREAIMKTGKTSLKSQKEEEHFCKQVAQRRAMRKEFDRSLGKVRYVHVEREKVSQMVVYAKRNIVYFTMEPEMPINTKIRLITKIKKFTADL, from the coding sequence ATGGCAGCAAAGAAAGTCGATCTGCTTGAAATTGTTCAAAAAATCATTAACTTGGACTCTAAAATGAGATTTGCAGCAATAATTGATTCTAAAGGTGACATTCGAGAGGCAATTATGAAAACAGGCAAGACAAGTCTCAAATCTCAAAAAGAGGAAGAGCATTTTTGCAAACAAGTAGCCCAAAGACGTGCCATGAGAAAAGAGTTTGATAGATCACTTGGCAAGGTACGATACGTCCATGTTGAAAGAGAAAAGGTGTCTCAAATGGTAGTGTATGCAAAAAGAAACATCGTCTACTTCACAATGGAGCCTGAAATGCCAATTAATACAAAGATTAGATTAATCACAAAAATCAAAAAGTTCACAGCAGACCTCTAG